The Bacillus sp. Y1 genome has a window encoding:
- a CDS encoding sugar ABC transporter substrate-binding protein produces the protein MRKTSIFLLSLIFIILCYFTFISAKKVFRSDWQLSQSTNQNVDQHRLVLITQDMETSFWDQVESGARKQALKEGASLEVWGSYGNNQEDFLEKIEIALFSKVDGIIVQGLDNAEFKDLTKIKASFYGIPIITVANDVPMSESFRRTFVGSDQYQAGRMLANELMKEMGTSGTVVLMYDSEHEYYQTQRLSGIQDVLNVYPNIKTVLAQTSETREQVLTTTQDVMNRNPDVDAFIAVNANFAAGMVQEIGKRSQVEPYFIYSFDDGPETLTLLKEEKLDGIVKQSPEMMGEISVQLIMEWLNGDTVPLDIDGYFTDIHFLKAVNVQ, from the coding sequence GTGCGAAAAACTAGTATATTTTTACTATCCCTTATTTTTATTATCCTTTGCTATTTTACTTTTATATCTGCAAAAAAAGTTTTTCGCTCGGATTGGCAGCTATCTCAAAGTACGAATCAAAATGTGGATCAGCATCGTCTTGTATTAATTACTCAAGATATGGAAACATCCTTCTGGGATCAGGTAGAGAGTGGCGCTCGAAAGCAAGCCTTGAAGGAAGGGGCAAGTCTAGAGGTTTGGGGTAGCTACGGAAACAATCAGGAGGACTTTTTAGAGAAGATTGAAATCGCTCTCTTTTCAAAAGTAGATGGGATCATTGTACAAGGTTTAGATAACGCAGAGTTTAAAGATTTAACAAAAATAAAAGCATCGTTTTATGGAATTCCTATCATTACTGTAGCAAATGATGTTCCCATGTCAGAGAGCTTTAGAAGAACTTTTGTTGGTTCTGATCAGTATCAAGCGGGCCGAATGCTAGCAAATGAACTAATGAAAGAAATGGGTACATCAGGGACCGTGGTGTTAATGTACGATAGTGAGCATGAATATTATCAGACACAGAGACTAAGTGGAATACAAGATGTTTTAAATGTGTATCCAAATATTAAAACGGTTCTTGCCCAAACATCGGAAACAAGAGAGCAAGTTCTTACCACTACTCAAGATGTGATGAATCGTAATCCAGACGTGGATGCTTTTATAGCTGTAAATGCGAATTTTGCTGCGGGAATGGTTCAGGAAATTGGAAAGCGTTCTCAAGTAGAGCCTTATTTCATTTATTCGTTTGACGATGGTCCTGAAACATTAACTCTACTAAAGGAAGAAAAACTGGACGGGATTGTTAAGCAATCACCCGAGATGATGGGAGAAATTAGCGTTCAATTGATCATGGAGTGGTTAAATGGTGATACGGTTCCTCTTGATATAGACGGGTATTTTACAGATATTCATTTTTTGAAAGCGGTAAACGTACAATGA
- a CDS encoding DUF421 domain-containing protein: MDFYQSQETLTSMEWILRAVVGFIFLLIVARLLTQRSISQLRLLDFVVALVIGNIIAHPLSDQHLGLKGSMITTAVLMVLYISGVFMLLKWPWFRRLVNSPPVTIVKDGKILYEGLKKARISLDVLLEELREGQVDDVKKVVLATWEADGKISFFLDPKYQPVTPSTLGIKTEPFEHPRTIIKEGTILTSELKEMGKSKEWVTSKLESSYQTRVNDVLLATIDNKDNLKIFLYK, from the coding sequence ATGGATTTTTACCAAAGTCAAGAAACCCTTACTAGCATGGAGTGGATTCTTCGAGCAGTAGTAGGTTTTATTTTTCTATTGATTGTAGCTAGATTATTAACTCAGCGATCAATATCTCAATTACGGCTACTTGATTTTGTTGTTGCTTTAGTTATTGGAAACATTATTGCCCATCCGTTATCCGATCAACATCTCGGACTAAAAGGATCGATGATAACCACAGCTGTATTAATGGTTTTATATATATCTGGGGTATTTATGCTTCTGAAATGGCCATGGTTTAGAAGACTAGTGAATTCCCCTCCCGTTACGATTGTAAAGGACGGTAAAATCCTGTATGAAGGGTTGAAAAAGGCGAGAATATCTCTAGATGTTTTACTTGAAGAATTGCGTGAAGGACAAGTTGATGATGTGAAGAAAGTAGTTCTCGCTACTTGGGAAGCAGATGGAAAAATATCATTTTTCCTAGATCCTAAATACCAACCCGTTACCCCTTCAACGTTAGGAATAAAAACAGAGCCTTTCGAACACCCTAGGACCATTATTAAGGAAGGTACCATACTTACTTCAGAATTAAAGGAAATGGGAAAAAGTAAAGAATGGGTCACCTCGAAGTTAGAAAGTTCATATCAAACCAGGGTAAATGATGTTCTTCTTGCAACCATTGATAATAAAGATAACTTAAAAATATTTCTATACAAATAA
- a CDS encoding RNA polymerase sigma-70 factor, which yields MQISNEEYKQLKPLLFSIGYRMLGSVADAEDIVQETFLKAYQIDDEKIDNKKAYLCKIMTNRSLDVLKSSKNKREKYIGPWNPEPLLLQSMDLNPAEVLLQKEGLSIAYLRMMEHLSPNERAILILREVFDISYSEIAHMIDKKEENCRKVFSRAKQKIASVEGESLDYEKNQSIINRFIEAFQMQNMDTLLKLLSKNVTLYSDGGGKVKAAIRPIVSQPNVLSLLYGIIKIVPEDFSSELNNVNGQPAIVNYSKNQIHSVISFYICNDLIEEIYIIMNPDKLPMN from the coding sequence GTGCAGATCAGCAATGAAGAGTATAAACAATTGAAACCGTTATTATTTTCTATAGGGTATCGTATGTTAGGGTCAGTAGCTGATGCAGAAGATATCGTCCAAGAAACCTTTTTAAAAGCATATCAAATAGATGATGAGAAGATCGATAACAAGAAAGCATATCTTTGTAAGATCATGACAAATCGCAGCCTTGATGTATTAAAGTCATCAAAGAACAAACGAGAAAAATATATCGGACCATGGAATCCAGAGCCATTGTTATTGCAATCAATGGATCTCAATCCAGCTGAAGTATTATTACAAAAAGAAGGGTTGAGTATTGCTTATTTACGGATGATGGAGCATTTATCACCAAACGAGCGAGCAATACTTATATTAAGAGAGGTTTTTGATATCTCGTATAGCGAGATTGCTCACATGATTGATAAAAAAGAAGAAAACTGCCGAAAAGTTTTCAGTCGGGCAAAACAAAAGATTGCAAGTGTTGAGGGAGAAAGCTTAGATTACGAGAAAAACCAGTCGATCATCAATCGTTTCATTGAAGCGTTTCAGATGCAAAACATGGATACATTATTAAAGCTGCTATCAAAGAATGTCACGCTTTACTCCGATGGTGGAGGAAAGGTCAAAGCTGCTATACGTCCCATCGTTTCCCAGCCTAACGTGCTTTCGCTATTATATGGCATTATAAAAATAGTTCCTGAGGACTTTTCATCCGAATTGAATAATGTCAACGGTCAACCCGCAATAGTAAATTATAGTAAAAACCAGATTCATAGTGTTATTAGCTTCTATATATGTAACGACTTGATTGAAGAAATATATATTATTATGAACCCCGACAAGCTACCAATGAATTAA
- a CDS encoding phytoene desaturase family protein: MTQMWDVVIIGGGLAGYIAANYLAKSDLSILILEKGNKVGGRAQTEKIKQDYFNLGPHALYKKGKAAVILEELDIKLDGGSPKLGGILTRNTKEYTAPFNPLGLLTTSLLNWKERIEWIFILSKIQQVDTQALADQTFQEWVEKGVQSKNVQSLLFVIGRLSTYCHCPEKVSAKIVVTHIKTSLGGVLYLHDGWQTIIDQLHNKAVIKGVQIKTHSIVKQVIPTEHRSIKIILSNNEEIFCKYVISTTGPLELTNLLGEIENVKANNIFSQLTPVKGASLDISLSQLPHPKKLFALDMNDSLYFSVHSNVASLSENRKNSIVHVFKYYHPDDSIDSIKVRNELEQFLETMQPGWRDFCVTSRFLPNITVNQRLPLVWHEKYFQRSETEIPGLYIAGDWASPHYILSEGAACSGKQAAEEIIQKEKR, from the coding sequence ATGACTCAAATGTGGGATGTTGTTATTATTGGTGGAGGTTTAGCGGGCTATATAGCAGCCAACTATTTAGCGAAAAGTGATTTATCTATATTAATCCTTGAAAAGGGAAACAAGGTTGGCGGGAGAGCTCAAACAGAGAAAATAAAACAAGATTATTTTAATTTGGGACCTCATGCCCTTTATAAAAAAGGAAAAGCAGCAGTCATTCTCGAAGAGTTAGATATAAAACTGGATGGAGGTTCACCTAAGCTAGGAGGAATATTAACTCGAAACACTAAAGAATATACTGCCCCTTTTAATCCATTGGGACTTCTTACAACAAGTCTACTTAATTGGAAGGAACGGATAGAATGGATTTTTATTTTATCAAAAATTCAACAGGTCGATACACAGGCGTTAGCTGACCAAACCTTTCAAGAATGGGTGGAGAAAGGTGTTCAATCAAAAAACGTCCAATCACTTCTTTTTGTAATTGGTAGGCTTTCAACTTACTGTCATTGTCCTGAAAAAGTTAGCGCAAAAATAGTCGTTACTCACATTAAGACTTCCTTGGGCGGAGTACTCTATTTACATGACGGTTGGCAAACAATCATTGACCAACTCCACAATAAAGCAGTCATAAAAGGTGTACAGATTAAAACTCATTCAATTGTAAAACAAGTTATACCAACTGAGCATCGTAGTATAAAAATTATTCTTTCAAATAACGAGGAAATTTTCTGTAAATATGTAATAAGTACAACTGGACCACTTGAACTCACTAACCTATTAGGTGAAATCGAGAATGTAAAAGCGAATAATATTTTTTCCCAACTAACACCTGTCAAAGGTGCTAGTTTAGATATTTCTTTATCTCAACTCCCACACCCTAAGAAGTTATTTGCTTTAGATATGAATGATTCCCTTTATTTTTCCGTACATTCAAATGTTGCCTCCCTCTCGGAAAATCGTAAAAACTCGATTGTTCATGTGTTTAAATACTATCACCCTGATGATTCCATTGATTCGATTAAGGTAAGAAATGAGCTTGAACAATTTTTAGAAACGATGCAGCCAGGATGGAGAGACTTTTGTGTTACGAGTCGTTTTCTTCCAAATATCACTGTAAATCAACGCCTTCCCCTAGTTTGGCATGAAAAATACTTCCAACGTTCTGAAACTGAAATCCCTGGATTATATATAGCAGGAGATTGGGCCTCTCCGCATTATATCTTGTCAGAGGGGGCTGCTTGCAGTGGGAAACAAGCAGCAGAGGAAATTATCCAAAAAGAGAAGAGGTGA
- the xylF gene encoding D-xylose ABC transporter substrate-binding protein, protein MDRGFSNARLIMFTLTLIFFTSACENAPETRATTDSSAVEKNNSPGQSSEEEKIKIGFSMDTLEEERWLRDRELFKEAVENLGAEVEIMAANEDDAKQILQAETLISQGVDLLVVVPNNAEATAAIVNKAHLAGIKVISYDRLVKNADIDMYISFDNEQVGELQAKAITKLVPKGRYVLIGGASTDYNAHLLKKGVFNVLQPYIDRGDITIVYDQWTENWTPTNAYKNMEEALKASNNQIDAVIAANDATAGGAIEALEAHGLAGKIPVSGQDAELAAAQRIVSGTQHLTVYKPLNMLAEKAAELAVKLAKGENIVADRKINNGKIEVPSVLLAPIAVNKNNLDETIIKDGFHSREDVYTPDD, encoded by the coding sequence ATGGATCGGGGATTTTCCAATGCTAGATTGATTATGTTCACACTCACGCTAATCTTTTTTACATCTGCTTGCGAGAATGCACCTGAAACTAGAGCAACGACAGACTCTTCTGCAGTTGAAAAAAACAATTCTCCTGGTCAATCATCCGAGGAGGAAAAAATAAAAATTGGATTTTCGATGGATACATTAGAGGAAGAACGGTGGTTAAGAGATCGAGAACTTTTTAAAGAAGCGGTTGAGAATTTAGGCGCAGAAGTAGAAATAATGGCTGCGAATGAAGATGATGCCAAGCAAATTTTACAAGCAGAGACACTAATCAGCCAAGGAGTTGACCTTTTAGTTGTTGTACCCAACAATGCAGAAGCAACCGCAGCTATTGTGAATAAAGCACATCTAGCAGGAATCAAGGTAATTTCTTATGACAGGCTAGTAAAAAATGCTGATATTGACATGTACATTTCCTTTGATAATGAACAAGTAGGTGAGCTTCAAGCAAAAGCAATTACAAAATTGGTGCCAAAAGGGAGATATGTATTAATAGGTGGTGCTAGTACAGATTATAATGCTCATTTGTTGAAAAAAGGGGTATTTAACGTACTGCAGCCATACATAGACAGAGGAGACATTACAATTGTGTATGACCAATGGACCGAGAATTGGACTCCAACAAATGCTTATAAAAACATGGAAGAAGCTTTAAAAGCTAGTAATAATCAAATTGACGCAGTCATTGCTGCTAATGACGCAACAGCAGGTGGTGCCATTGAAGCTCTCGAAGCCCATGGACTTGCAGGTAAAATACCTGTAAGTGGTCAAGATGCGGAGCTTGCAGCTGCCCAGCGCATTGTGAGTGGAACACAACACTTGACCGTATACAAGCCGTTGAACATGTTAGCAGAGAAGGCTGCTGAGCTAGCAGTTAAGCTGGCAAAAGGGGAAAATATAGTTGCTGATAGAAAGATAAACAATGGTAAAATTGAAGTTCCATCAGTATTATTAGCTCCTATTGCTGTGAATAAGAATAACCTGGACGAGACGATTATAAAAGATGGTTTTCATTCTAGGGAAGACGTTTATACACCAGATGACTAA
- a CDS encoding sensor histidine kinase has protein sequence MNSIQKKILTLTTVVLVIMSVIWVTLTYYNHKTQNQYNEILQRYLSLNEVTNASQQLITDLNNYMLKPTPENLDLLEHSEEGLIEAKLDVDTLRNPENNFTLSNYINLIDSLQETTDRFLLYYSEKDTEASTKEFTEAMNISNYISEMTLTLLDTELKTHDKFYRSIIERSGEVIKLGMWLLLLITFVLILITYWFSLGITRPVLKLTQAANELSNGKFDVEIKVETNDEIAFLARTFDRMRNNINNLISEIKNKAQLERELQENKILLQESQFRSLQSQINPHFLFNTLNTLSKKAYLEGSEETSDLLVSVAGLLRYNLKQIDRSVTLYEEVAVLKQYMDIQKARFTERLKLYLDVDEDCLSVRIPALTLQPIIENAVIHAIEPREEGGIIWFRVKDGEDMITIEIEDDGKGMDKEKIQQILEENTMEMEGHSTGIGFSNVVKRLRLFYGYDDVIDIFSDKGNGTKVVLYIQKEGVDKG, from the coding sequence ATGAACAGTATTCAGAAAAAAATTCTTACGTTAACAACAGTGGTTCTTGTGATTATGTCCGTAATTTGGGTAACGCTTACATATTATAATCATAAAACGCAAAATCAATATAACGAAATTCTTCAACGATATTTAAGTCTGAACGAGGTAACGAACGCAAGCCAGCAATTAATCACCGATCTCAATAACTATATGCTCAAGCCTACCCCTGAAAATCTAGATCTGCTCGAGCATAGCGAGGAAGGGTTAATAGAAGCAAAACTGGATGTGGATACACTAAGGAACCCAGAGAACAACTTCACTTTGTCCAATTATATTAATCTCATTGATAGTCTTCAAGAAACGACAGACAGGTTCCTACTCTATTATTCAGAAAAAGATACGGAGGCCTCTACTAAGGAATTTACGGAGGCAATGAATATTTCAAATTATATTTCTGAGATGACTTTGACCTTACTTGATACAGAATTAAAGACCCATGACAAGTTTTATCGAAGCATCATTGAACGATCCGGAGAGGTTATAAAACTTGGTATGTGGTTGTTGTTGTTAATTACCTTTGTACTTATTCTTATTACGTATTGGTTTTCATTAGGGATTACGAGACCTGTCCTTAAGTTAACTCAAGCGGCCAACGAGCTATCAAATGGAAAATTTGATGTTGAAATTAAGGTGGAGACAAATGATGAGATTGCCTTTCTTGCTAGAACCTTTGACCGAATGCGTAACAATATTAATAACCTAATCTCGGAAATTAAGAATAAGGCACAGCTTGAACGGGAACTTCAAGAGAATAAGATTTTATTACAAGAAAGTCAATTTCGAAGTCTACAGAGCCAGATTAATCCACACTTTTTATTTAACACTCTCAATACACTTTCTAAGAAGGCATATTTAGAGGGCTCTGAGGAAACTAGTGATCTTCTTGTCAGCGTTGCAGGATTGCTTCGGTATAATTTAAAACAAATTGATCGGTCAGTAACTTTGTATGAGGAGGTTGCTGTATTAAAACAATATATGGATATTCAAAAAGCAAGGTTTACTGAACGCCTGAAATTGTACTTGGATGTAGATGAAGATTGCCTATCTGTACGTATTCCAGCCCTCACTCTTCAACCTATTATTGAAAATGCAGTGATTCATGCCATTGAGCCGAGAGAAGAAGGCGGTATCATCTGGTTCCGAGTGAAGGATGGAGAAGACATGATTACAATTGAAATTGAAGACGATGGAAAAGGGATGGACAAAGAGAAAATTCAGCAAATTCTTGAAGAAAACACGATGGAAATGGAAGGCCATTCTACAGGAATTGGATTCAGCAATGTCGTAAAACGACTGCGTTTATTTTACGGTTATGATGATGTAATTGATATCTTTAGTGATAAAGGAAATGGGACGAAGGTTGTATTATATATTCAAAAGGAAGGGGTGGATAAAGGATGA
- a CDS encoding DUF4405 domain-containing protein, with protein MNEKKLMYVKFGLDILMAVTFVLFFNKQVLGGLTFHEIAGLAIAAVFFTHIALNWRWVKNVTVKLFDRKLPFKTKFGYVLNLLLLITMAFIIISGILVSHIVFPNINVTNERWFQIAHISISYLVLILVAAHVGLHWKWVIQVFSNIVKFKTPKPVLGIVAKVATAALLVFGSYEIYSTNFLTDLLGVSRVFATSSSEMPEGGFAKGQFERGTPPSGDFSGGNRQFERSTPPDDGAGGQFARGGLEGRGAISTTNALEVILQYFSIMSVFIILIYYLEKLLARRKKNPTEQKMTIVS; from the coding sequence TTGAATGAGAAAAAGTTAATGTACGTAAAGTTTGGACTGGACATTTTAATGGCAGTCACATTTGTCTTGTTTTTCAACAAACAAGTATTGGGCGGTTTAACCTTTCATGAAATTGCAGGCTTAGCCATTGCTGCAGTGTTTTTTACACATATAGCACTTAACTGGAGATGGGTTAAAAATGTGACCGTTAAGTTATTTGATCGGAAGCTTCCTTTCAAAACAAAATTTGGATATGTCTTAAATTTACTTTTACTCATCACTATGGCCTTTATTATCATCAGTGGGATTTTGGTTTCTCACATTGTGTTCCCTAATATTAATGTTACTAATGAGCGATGGTTTCAAATAGCACATATCTCTATTTCCTATTTAGTACTTATATTAGTTGCCGCTCATGTTGGTTTACACTGGAAATGGGTAATCCAAGTTTTTAGTAACATTGTAAAATTTAAAACGCCGAAACCGGTTCTGGGAATCGTCGCAAAGGTCGCTACAGCTGCCTTATTAGTATTCGGAAGCTATGAAATCTATTCAACAAATTTTTTAACAGACCTACTTGGAGTGTCTCGCGTTTTTGCTACCTCCTCTTCCGAAATGCCTGAAGGAGGTTTTGCGAAAGGTCAATTCGAACGAGGTACTCCTCCAAGTGGTGACTTTTCTGGAGGGAATCGTCAATTTGAACGGAGTACCCCACCCGACGATGGTGCAGGTGGCCAGTTTGCACGTGGTGGATTGGAAGGAAGAGGAGCTATTAGCACCACGAACGCATTAGAAGTCATCTTACAGTATTTCAGCATTATGTCTGTATTTATCATTCTGATTTACTATTTAGAAAAGCTACTTGCAAGGCGGAAAAAGAATCCTACAGAACAAAAAATGACAATTGTATCTTAA
- a CDS encoding response regulator, whose protein sequence is MIKLLIVDDEQIEREGMQAILEKTYPEHIIKQAKNGKMAVQMASEFQPDVIFMDIKMPGMNGLEAVEQISANHPYIKFIMVTAYDTFDYMRHAIKLGVKDYLLKPSKASDIVVTVGKVLKQIEEERKTLALSQYQQSALQKTLTLVETDVVTQLLFDHVHEVHVDMLVEMLDIQSTNEMFVMLVILPTGSEHVYSKVKEKVRQTNSGWVGALYGSQLPIIVFRQPEKSYRSQATSLAREILSLSQAQQGTGWFIGVGEVCYSLDHIKQSYQYALVATMDTTLPIKYRFYKDMSILGDTSNGQLAPHQKKEFFDQIRLGNWDYIRLNVLNILQVYENDVTELVKTQQRMLEVLWIVSRVLSEMGVETDSPLYSSQFTDYRQLRLETIQMLDRMRQSYVNHYEKLESDTIQQIKQYIIDHSHEDISLDALAKKVGLSPIYISKMFKEKLGINYIDFLTECRIEKAKKLMCDPDKSIKEITFEVGYHDPNYFSKVFKKMVAVSPNKYRKTLLGI, encoded by the coding sequence ATGATCAAACTCCTAATCGTAGATGACGAACAAATAGAAAGAGAAGGCATGCAAGCCATTTTAGAAAAAACCTACCCTGAACATATAATCAAACAAGCGAAAAATGGGAAAATGGCTGTTCAAATGGCTTCGGAGTTTCAACCTGATGTGATATTTATGGATATCAAGATGCCCGGAATGAACGGACTCGAGGCAGTGGAACAGATCAGTGCGAATCATCCGTATATCAAATTTATCATGGTGACTGCGTACGATACTTTTGATTATATGCGTCACGCCATTAAACTTGGAGTGAAGGACTATTTGCTAAAGCCTAGTAAAGCAAGTGACATTGTAGTAACGGTAGGCAAGGTTCTGAAACAGATTGAAGAAGAACGAAAAACTCTTGCATTAAGTCAGTATCAGCAAAGTGCACTACAAAAAACACTAACTCTCGTTGAAACGGATGTGGTAACACAATTATTGTTTGATCACGTCCACGAAGTCCATGTAGATATGCTCGTGGAGATGCTTGATATTCAATCGACAAATGAAATGTTTGTTATGCTTGTGATTCTTCCTACAGGGTCAGAGCATGTATATTCCAAAGTAAAAGAGAAAGTTAGACAAACAAATAGTGGATGGGTAGGAGCGCTCTACGGGAGCCAGCTTCCAATTATTGTTTTCAGACAGCCTGAAAAATCCTACCGTTCTCAAGCAACATCACTTGCACGAGAGATACTTTCCCTTTCTCAAGCACAACAAGGAACGGGATGGTTTATCGGTGTTGGTGAGGTGTGTTACTCACTAGATCACATCAAGCAATCGTATCAATATGCACTTGTTGCAACGATGGATACAACCCTACCAATTAAGTACCGTTTCTATAAGGATATGTCAATTTTAGGGGATACTAGTAATGGGCAGCTTGCTCCACACCAGAAAAAAGAATTTTTTGATCAAATACGCCTTGGAAATTGGGATTATATTCGACTGAACGTTTTGAATATATTACAAGTGTACGAGAACGATGTTACAGAGTTGGTAAAAACGCAACAACGGATGTTGGAGGTACTTTGGATCGTATCTCGTGTCTTGAGTGAAATGGGAGTAGAAACGGATAGCCCCCTATATTCTTCTCAATTTACTGACTACCGTCAACTGAGATTAGAAACGATACAAATGCTAGATCGGATGCGGCAATCATATGTAAATCATTATGAAAAATTAGAATCAGATACCATTCAACAAATCAAACAATACATTATTGATCACTCCCACGAGGATATATCATTAGATGCACTTGCAAAGAAAGTAGGACTCAGCCCGATTTATATAAGTAAGATGTTTAAAGAAAAACTTGGAATTAACTATATTGATTTTTTAACGGAGTGTAGGATTGAGAAAGCAAAGAAATTAATGTGTGATCCTGATAAGAGTATAAAGGAAATTACCTTTGAAGTTGGTTATCATGACCCAAATTACTTCAGTAAGGTGTTTAAAAAAATGGTTGCGGTTTCACCAAATAAATACCGAAAGACGCTTCTTGGTATTTAG
- a CDS encoding sugar ABC transporter permease → MSIYKEAKSLISENIRDYGMYIALIVIILTFSIMTDGLFMSSRNISNLLDSAGYIAVLAVGMTLVIVIRHIDLSVGYVAGFLGAIAAILLTQAGVSIYITIPIILILGIVVGLLNGFLVAQIGIPSFVATLAGWLVFRGALLQVTEKTGTIIIQDDRFNAIGNGFIPSLLQINGLHLLSLIVGLVGILFYIYGEISTRRNKIKYDFEVISNGIFILKLVCISAIIAYLTWILAGYNGISWTVMIILLVVIVYHFLTTKTVLGRHVFAVGSNPEAAHLSGINVKKITYMVFGSMGMLAALSGILFTSRLQSATTTAGTLFELDAVAAAYVGGVSAAGGVGKVTGAIIGAIVMASLSNGMNLLGVGISYQYIIRGGVLALAVIFDVMTRKKR, encoded by the coding sequence ATGAGTATTTACAAAGAAGCGAAATCGTTGATCAGTGAAAATATCCGTGACTATGGCATGTATATTGCCCTTATTGTCATTATTCTTACCTTCTCAATTATGACGGACGGACTATTTATGTCTTCACGTAATATAAGTAACTTACTAGATTCAGCAGGTTATATTGCTGTATTAGCTGTAGGTATGACGCTTGTCATTGTTATTCGACATATCGATTTATCAGTTGGTTATGTTGCTGGTTTTCTTGGAGCTATTGCAGCGATCCTTCTTACACAAGCAGGAGTGTCTATTTACATTACCATACCTATCATTCTCATTTTAGGGATTGTGGTTGGTCTACTAAACGGTTTTCTAGTTGCCCAAATTGGAATTCCCTCCTTTGTTGCTACATTGGCAGGCTGGTTAGTTTTTAGAGGAGCATTACTGCAGGTAACAGAAAAGACAGGAACCATTATCATTCAGGATGATCGATTTAATGCGATTGGTAATGGCTTTATTCCTTCACTTCTTCAAATCAACGGTCTTCATTTACTTTCCTTAATAGTTGGCTTAGTAGGAATTCTGTTTTATATCTATGGCGAAATTTCTACACGCAGAAACAAGATTAAGTATGATTTTGAAGTGATATCAAACGGAATATTTATTTTAAAGTTGGTTTGCATTTCAGCAATTATCGCCTACTTAACATGGATTTTAGCAGGTTATAATGGAATCTCATGGACGGTTATGATTATACTGCTAGTTGTTATTGTGTATCACTTCCTAACCACAAAGACTGTGCTTGGAAGACATGTTTTTGCAGTAGGTAGTAACCCAGAAGCAGCCCATCTTAGTGGGATTAATGTAAAGAAGATCACTTATATGGTATTTGGTTCGATGGGAATGCTAGCTGCCCTTTCTGGAATTTTATTTACTTCACGCTTGCAATCAGCAACCACAACTGCTGGGACATTATTCGAACTAGATGCTGTTGCAGCTGCGTATGTCGGTGGAGTTTCTGCCGCTGGTGGAGTCGGAAAAGTAACGGGAGCCATCATCGGTGCGATTGTTATGGCATCGTTATCTAATGGGATGAACTTACTAGGAGTTGGTATTTCTTACCAATATATCATCCGAGGTGGTGTATTAGCCTTAGCCGTAATTTTTGACGTTATGACTAGAAAAAAACGATAG